A genome region from Anopheles stephensi strain Indian chromosome 2, UCI_ANSTEP_V1.0, whole genome shotgun sequence includes the following:
- the LOC118503717 gene encoding rab11 family-interacting protein 4B isoform X1 → MNWHRLSDKLSPLKMMTTTKKVDYLSTTPTSATTPSSTSQPDSLDLDYDMWQGQFEFVGPTVVVPINALNGSSSTSTSLDKQSRTSSSSLEDLRLNGYIPPDQPVLIDEETFLSLHPNDFPSSGPQSGFFLDDYGSPNQSGNAHEPPYQLNNNSLTANGNVSGSGGGILNIKMLNNKTNNLISTGTIEEKNAKNNLINNNLKLINDNPELSNKYILKSSNSSSKMSDLIKTDLCDNLNEQLEILQRQVTNLADTQSNVDDRTSRTKTEYAVLQARYHMLEEQLRETELRAEERLAEEQKRHRELLARVEREAKLQNENCQIRIRTMEMEVTGLREEIQRLRLQSDKQAADLHATEEKLEKARDSLMISQQDLVEARSEEKKHRADKQAAEELMVELGKECERLRSERGPALPTTSPESLRLEELHQEMDELRQKNKSLEEANEELQAMMLTRSIEEGRNLLNGTSNSLAQELEAMSQNQDTVDSTTLASLTQLQVAFQEKEDENRRLKHYIDTMLLNVVENYPQLLEVKAA, encoded by the exons ATGAATTGGCACCGACTTAGTGACAAACTTTCTCCGCTCAAAATGATGACTACCACGAAGAAAGTCGACTACCTGTCGACGACACCGACATCGGCAACGACACCGTCGTCCACCAGCCAACCGGACAGTCTGGATCTGGACTACGATATGTGGCAGGGTCAGTTTGAGTTCGTTGGTCCCACCGTGGTCGTGCCGATCAACGCTCTAaatggtagcagcagcaccagcacgtCGCTCGACAAGCAGTCGCGCACGTCTTCATCTAGTCTAGAAGATTTACGCTTAAACGGGTACATCCCACCCGATCAGCCGGTGCTGATCGACGAGGAAACGTTCCTCAGCCTGCATCCAAATGACTTCCCGTCGTCCGGCCCGCAGTCGGGCTTCTTCCTGGACGATTACGGTAGCCCAAACCAAAGCGGAAACGCGCACGAGCCGCCGTACCAgctgaacaacaacagcctTACCGCGAACGGTAATGTGAgcggcagcggcggcggcatACTCAACATCAAAAtgctcaacaacaaaacgaacaaCCTCATCAGCACGGGTACGATCGAGGAGAAAAACGCCAAAAATAACCTAATCAACAACAATCTGAAGCTGATCAACGATAATCCGGAGCTGAGCAATAAGTACATTTTAAAGTCGAGCAACAGTAGCAGTAAAATGAGCGACCTAATCAAGACCGACCTATGTGATAATTTAAACGAACAA CTTGAAATACTACAACGGCAAGTCACCAATCTGGCAGACACCCAGAGCAATGTGGACGATCGGACGAGTAGAACCAAAACGGAATACGCCGTTCTTCAGGCTCGTTACCACATGCTGGAAGAACAGTTGAGAGAG ACTGAGCTACGAGCGGAAGAACGATTGGCCGAAGAACAAAAGCGTCACCGGGAGCTGTTGGCCCGTGTCGAGCGGGAGGCAAAGCTGCAGAATGAAAACTGCCAGATCCGGATACGCACGATGGAGATGGAGGTGACCGGCCTGCGCGAGGAGATTCAGCGATTGCGTTTGCAAAGCGACAAACAAGCGGCCGATCTGCATGCGACCGAGGAGAAGCTGGAGAAGGCCCGCGACTCGCTGATGATCTCGCAGCAGGATCTCGTGGAGGCAAGATCGGAAGAGAAAAA gCATAGAGCAGATAAGCAGGCTGCCGAGGAATTGATGGTAGAACTGGGCAAAGAGTGCGAACGGCTGCGGTCCGAGCGTGGCCCCGCGCTACCCACGACATCGCCCGAATCGCTCCGACTGGAGGAGCTGCATCAGGAAATGGACGAGCTGCGTCAGAAGAATAAGTCCCTCGAAGAGGCGAACGAAGAACTGCAAGCAATGATGCTTACCCGCAGCATCGAGGAAGGTCGCAATCTCCTGAACGGCACCTCAAACAGTTTGGCACAAGAGCTGGAAGCCATGAGCCAGAATCAG GATACCGTTGATTCGACCACTTTAGCGTCATTAACACAG
- the LOC118503717 gene encoding rab11 family-interacting protein 4B isoform X2, whose amino-acid sequence MNWHRLSDKLSPLKMMTTTKKVDYLSTTPTSATTPSSTSQPDSLDLDYDMWQGQFEFVGPTVVVPINALNGSSSTSTSLDKQSRTSSSSLEDLRLNGYIPPDQPVLIDEETFLSLHPNDFPSSGPQSGFFLDDYGSPNQSGNAHEPPYQLNNNSLTANGNVSGSGGGILNIKMLNNKTNNLISTGTIEEKNAKNNLINNNLKLINDNPELSNKYILKSSNSSSKMSDLIKTDLCDNLNEQLEILQRQVTNLADTQSNVDDRTSRTKTEYAVLQARYHMLEEQLRETELRAEERLAEEQKRHRELLARVEREAKLQNENCQIRIRTMEMEVTGLREEIQRLRLQSDKQAADLHATEEKLEKARDSLMISQQDLVEARSEEKKHRADKQAAEELMVELGKECERLRSERGPALPTTSPESLRLEELHQEMDELRQKNKSLEEANEELQAMMLTRSIEEGRNLLNGTSNSLAQELEAMSQNQLQVAFQEKEDENRRLKHYIDTMLLNVVENYPQLLEVKAA is encoded by the exons ATGAATTGGCACCGACTTAGTGACAAACTTTCTCCGCTCAAAATGATGACTACCACGAAGAAAGTCGACTACCTGTCGACGACACCGACATCGGCAACGACACCGTCGTCCACCAGCCAACCGGACAGTCTGGATCTGGACTACGATATGTGGCAGGGTCAGTTTGAGTTCGTTGGTCCCACCGTGGTCGTGCCGATCAACGCTCTAaatggtagcagcagcaccagcacgtCGCTCGACAAGCAGTCGCGCACGTCTTCATCTAGTCTAGAAGATTTACGCTTAAACGGGTACATCCCACCCGATCAGCCGGTGCTGATCGACGAGGAAACGTTCCTCAGCCTGCATCCAAATGACTTCCCGTCGTCCGGCCCGCAGTCGGGCTTCTTCCTGGACGATTACGGTAGCCCAAACCAAAGCGGAAACGCGCACGAGCCGCCGTACCAgctgaacaacaacagcctTACCGCGAACGGTAATGTGAgcggcagcggcggcggcatACTCAACATCAAAAtgctcaacaacaaaacgaacaaCCTCATCAGCACGGGTACGATCGAGGAGAAAAACGCCAAAAATAACCTAATCAACAACAATCTGAAGCTGATCAACGATAATCCGGAGCTGAGCAATAAGTACATTTTAAAGTCGAGCAACAGTAGCAGTAAAATGAGCGACCTAATCAAGACCGACCTATGTGATAATTTAAACGAACAA CTTGAAATACTACAACGGCAAGTCACCAATCTGGCAGACACCCAGAGCAATGTGGACGATCGGACGAGTAGAACCAAAACGGAATACGCCGTTCTTCAGGCTCGTTACCACATGCTGGAAGAACAGTTGAGAGAG ACTGAGCTACGAGCGGAAGAACGATTGGCCGAAGAACAAAAGCGTCACCGGGAGCTGTTGGCCCGTGTCGAGCGGGAGGCAAAGCTGCAGAATGAAAACTGCCAGATCCGGATACGCACGATGGAGATGGAGGTGACCGGCCTGCGCGAGGAGATTCAGCGATTGCGTTTGCAAAGCGACAAACAAGCGGCCGATCTGCATGCGACCGAGGAGAAGCTGGAGAAGGCCCGCGACTCGCTGATGATCTCGCAGCAGGATCTCGTGGAGGCAAGATCGGAAGAGAAAAA gCATAGAGCAGATAAGCAGGCTGCCGAGGAATTGATGGTAGAACTGGGCAAAGAGTGCGAACGGCTGCGGTCCGAGCGTGGCCCCGCGCTACCCACGACATCGCCCGAATCGCTCCGACTGGAGGAGCTGCATCAGGAAATGGACGAGCTGCGTCAGAAGAATAAGTCCCTCGAAGAGGCGAACGAAGAACTGCAAGCAATGATGCTTACCCGCAGCATCGAGGAAGGTCGCAATCTCCTGAACGGCACCTCAAACAGTTTGGCACAAGAGCTGGAAGCCATGAGCCAGAATCAG